From Rhodamnia argentea isolate NSW1041297 chromosome 10, ASM2092103v1, whole genome shotgun sequence, a single genomic window includes:
- the LOC115735099 gene encoding uncharacterized protein LOC115735099, whose amino-acid sequence MAASRMISRATATHKNPPSSHHHHHQDAPDDAVFEFDEPDLLWSDDDGASSDPRRPQPRSLKKLQRRPSEAEAPSPAGASLPVNIPDWSKILQGEYGEHHRGREAAEDGGSDGDEGDEDGDRVPPHEFLARRRGASLSVHEGVGRTLKGRDLRRVRNAIWKKVGFED is encoded by the coding sequence ATGGCGGCCTCGAGAATGATCTCCCGAGCGACGGCCACCCACAAGAACCCTCCCAgctcccaccaccaccaccaccaagaTGCTCCCGACGACGCCGTCTTCGAGTTCGACGAACCCGACCTCCTCTGGTCCGACGATGACGGCGCGTCCTCCGACCCGAGGAGACCTCAGCCTCGATCCCTGAAGAAGCTGCAGAGGCGGCCGTCCGAGGCGGAGGCCCCTTCCCCTGCGGGGGCGTCGCTGCCCGTGAACATACCGGACTGGTCGAAGATCCTGCAGGGGGAATACGGAGAGCACCACCGGGGGAGGGAGGCGGCCGAGGACGGCGGCAGTGACGGCGACGAGGGAGACGAGGACGGGGATAGAGTCCCGCCGCACGAGTTCTTGGCAAGGAGGAGAGGCGCGTCGCTCTCCGTCCACGAGGGCGTCGGGAGGACGCTCAAGGGGAGAGATCTCCGTCGCGTCCGAAATGCCATTTGGAAGAAAGTTGGCTTCgaagactag